ACCGCTGCCCGAAGTCAAGCACACCACCATCCATGGCCATCGCGTGATGCTATGCCATGGAGACGAGCTATGCACCCTGGATACTGCCTACCAGCACGCGCGGCGCAAACTACGCAACCGTTTTGTGCAATGGCTTC
The nucleotide sequence above comes from Anaerolineae bacterium. Encoded proteins:
- a CDS encoding UDP-2,3-diacylglucosamine hydrolase (catalyzes the formation of 2,3=diacylglucosamine 1-phosphate from UDP-2,3=diacylglucosamine), whose protein sequence is PLPEVKHTTIHGHRVMLCHGDELCTLDTAYQHARRKLRNRFVQWLQEQLHPTP